One genomic region from Natrinema caseinilyticum encodes:
- a CDS encoding DUF402 domain-containing protein — protein MTTVRVRGIYTTAATQLLAETDCEVVQPSEPIRDRFDRSFDTVPADVSIETTRDRQGVEISGDPDGVETVVSALETLAIDTFCWSGDVARGAVFDAEVLEAEGGSGAVVALGDGRRGYLKYDDADGYVDEGNRYRVQVQEPAPPWDDDRPLVRPTLEIRGGLCTLSRGRTGVSAALRGERADELVGMTDLLSVDVPDGWGVRWQQAAADATLEAMGAALEDAADRTRSLEDALAETPAEPNEPGLLAAPETTAWCWFGRESRFALDGVRKRVETTMPGHHRAKAADRAASAAVDFAEAVCGSFGDDGVVADSEFPFAAVARQFGPTVGDRLEIGHGKPDGRLVSLGRGEVTDWDPEGKVTLERSMSPGGRYDALDVPRERGDVAVTKFREGRWWYPTTYRAADGTTKGTYVNVCTPVELFPDCVRYVDLYIDVIRNADGTVSVVDTEELADAVDDGLVSDVLAEKATSVAEAVERALSK, from the coding sequence ATGACGACGGTTCGAGTCCGCGGTATCTACACGACGGCGGCGACCCAGCTACTGGCCGAGACCGACTGCGAGGTCGTCCAGCCTTCAGAGCCGATCCGTGACCGCTTCGATCGGTCGTTCGATACCGTGCCGGCCGACGTCTCGATCGAGACGACCCGCGATCGGCAGGGCGTCGAGATTTCGGGTGACCCTGACGGGGTCGAGACGGTCGTGAGCGCACTCGAGACCCTGGCGATCGACACGTTCTGCTGGTCCGGAGACGTCGCTCGAGGGGCGGTTTTCGACGCCGAGGTGCTCGAGGCCGAGGGCGGGAGCGGTGCGGTCGTCGCCCTCGGCGACGGTCGCCGAGGGTATCTGAAGTACGACGATGCCGACGGCTACGTGGACGAGGGGAATCGGTACCGGGTGCAGGTCCAGGAACCCGCGCCGCCGTGGGACGACGATCGACCGCTCGTCCGGCCGACCCTCGAGATTCGTGGCGGACTCTGTACCCTTTCTCGCGGCCGAACGGGCGTCTCGGCGGCGCTTCGGGGCGAGCGTGCCGACGAACTCGTCGGCATGACGGATCTCCTCTCGGTCGACGTTCCGGACGGGTGGGGAGTCCGCTGGCAGCAGGCGGCCGCCGATGCGACCCTCGAGGCGATGGGCGCCGCCCTCGAGGACGCCGCGGACCGGACGCGGTCGCTCGAGGACGCACTCGCCGAGACGCCGGCAGAGCCGAACGAGCCGGGGCTGCTCGCTGCACCGGAGACGACGGCGTGGTGCTGGTTCGGGCGGGAATCGCGATTCGCGCTGGACGGCGTTCGAAAGCGCGTGGAGACGACGATGCCGGGCCACCATCGGGCGAAGGCGGCTGATCGAGCGGCGAGCGCGGCGGTCGACTTCGCCGAGGCGGTCTGCGGATCGTTCGGAGACGATGGCGTCGTCGCCGATTCCGAGTTCCCCTTCGCGGCGGTCGCTCGCCAGTTCGGCCCGACGGTCGGCGATCGACTCGAGATCGGTCACGGCAAACCCGACGGCCGGCTCGTTTCACTGGGGCGTGGCGAGGTGACCGACTGGGACCCCGAGGGCAAGGTGACCCTGGAACGCTCGATGAGCCCCGGCGGTCGCTACGACGCACTCGACGTTCCCAGAGAACGGGGCGACGTCGCCGTGACGAAGTTCCGCGAGGGTCGGTGGTGGTATCCGACGACGTACAGGGCCGCAGACGGGACGACGAAAGGCACCTACGTCAACGTCTGTACGCCCGTCGAACTGTTCCCGGACTGCGTTCGATACGTCGACCTCTACATCGACGTGATCCGGAACGCCGACGGGACGGTGTCCGTGGTGGATACGGAAGAACTCGCAGACGCCGTCGACGACGGACTGGTTTCCGATGTGCTAGCCGAAAAGGCGACGAGCGTGGCGGAGGCCGTCGAGCGCGCCCTCTCGAAGTAA
- a CDS encoding DUF7532 family protein, whose translation MHFDQRTQRALRDVGLGTDDLRAASEAVVEAVRADATALEEFFDSNDTVYSDMSMAHSSSEYPEHTVEYADITTHGGEMRGWLRFDTWGVYVEDGRLLDDGSVELSLGPTIDDRVRFAATRETIR comes from the coding sequence ATGCACTTCGATCAGCGAACCCAGCGGGCGCTTCGCGACGTCGGCCTCGGGACCGACGATCTCCGGGCCGCTTCCGAGGCGGTCGTCGAAGCCGTTCGGGCCGATGCGACCGCGCTCGAGGAGTTCTTCGACTCCAACGATACCGTGTACTCGGACATGTCCATGGCCCACTCGAGTTCCGAGTATCCGGAACACACCGTCGAGTACGCCGATATTACGACTCACGGCGGCGAAATGCGCGGCTGGCTGCGATTCGACACGTGGGGCGTTTACGTCGAGGACGGGCGACTCCTGGACGACGGCTCCGTCGAGCTGTCCCTCGGGCCGACGATCGACGACCGGGTCCGGTTCGCCGCGACGCGAGAGACGATACGATGA
- a CDS encoding efflux RND transporter permease subunit: protein MREQLPQRYADALVARRRLVIALSFLLTIAVGAGAVVGTSPDGSIGQAGINSEEQAAFDEIESTYGTNDAIVTQIVVRKDGGDVLTRESLLRSLRLQREIQRNESIEATLRAESSTIGIENTVATAAYVRDQTAGNETHGSTASARHEQPPAPTLDEQIAALESRSPEEVESLVAHVLDPNVTTSGPDPTASLPTHYESGTTRAEARLTLVFHSPTAGDDGETPQETYDAQVATASLVDERFSDAFVFGQGIVDDASTQAIGDSFLIITPVAVALLLVVLGVAYRDPVDVVVSLFGIGIVLVWLQGTQGWLGVSSSSILIAVPFLLVGLSIDYSLHVVMRYREARTGALEDDGAIGDPRSPTAAMRLSMRGVVVALTAAAFTTGIGFFSNYVSPLASIRDFALLSATGIIAMFVVFTALVPAVKLEVENLLARLGRDRRRSAFGVGDGPISTVLSSTATLTNQIPVVILVLGLVAAGVGAYGATGLDTEFNRADFLPEDAPDWMESLPEPFAPADYDIRENLAYLSDTFRQRGQGAEAQILLRGNVTSPALLEATDDTPKSAPQNGTIAMQADGTAAVESPATVLRSVAAENQTVANAIDAHDSDGDGLPDENVAEVYDLVYGVAPERASSVMYRAENGSYVSARVIVGVQADASAQSIADDVRHVASGIEATAPANAVATGGPVVTAVVQGALFETLVQGFTVTLSVVLVFLLGLYWWRYRTPGLAVVLIVPVVLALAWLLGAMALLDIPFNSETVVITSLAIGLGVDYSIHLGERVIDELERNESAEAALVTAVTGTGGALLGSAATTAAGFGVLALALSPPLQRFGIVTALSIVFAFVSCVTLLPSLLVVRERLLDRHIR, encoded by the coding sequence ATGCGGGAACAACTGCCGCAACGGTATGCAGACGCCCTCGTCGCACGACGTCGACTCGTGATCGCACTGTCGTTTCTGCTCACCATCGCCGTCGGCGCTGGTGCGGTCGTCGGCACCAGTCCGGATGGGTCGATCGGGCAGGCGGGTATCAACTCCGAGGAGCAGGCGGCCTTCGACGAGATCGAATCGACGTACGGAACGAACGATGCGATAGTCACCCAAATCGTCGTCAGAAAGGACGGCGGTGACGTCCTCACCCGCGAGTCGCTCCTGCGGAGCCTCCGTCTCCAACGGGAGATACAGCGGAACGAATCCATCGAAGCGACGCTACGGGCGGAGTCGAGCACGATCGGTATCGAAAATACCGTTGCGACTGCGGCCTACGTCCGGGACCAGACCGCCGGGAACGAGACCCACGGTTCGACCGCGAGCGCTCGGCACGAACAGCCGCCGGCCCCCACGCTAGACGAACAGATCGCAGCGCTCGAATCACGTTCGCCCGAGGAGGTCGAGTCACTCGTCGCGCACGTCCTCGACCCGAACGTGACCACGTCCGGCCCTGACCCGACTGCGTCCCTCCCGACACACTACGAGTCCGGAACGACGCGTGCGGAGGCGAGGCTCACGCTCGTCTTCCACTCGCCGACTGCCGGTGACGATGGTGAAACACCACAGGAGACGTACGACGCACAGGTCGCCACTGCATCGCTCGTCGACGAACGGTTCAGTGACGCGTTCGTCTTCGGGCAGGGCATCGTCGATGACGCGTCCACTCAGGCCATCGGCGATAGTTTTCTCATCATCACCCCCGTCGCAGTCGCCCTCCTGCTCGTCGTCCTCGGTGTCGCCTACCGCGATCCGGTCGACGTTGTCGTGAGCCTGTTCGGGATCGGAATCGTACTGGTGTGGCTGCAAGGTACCCAGGGCTGGCTCGGAGTCTCGTCCAGTTCGATCCTCATCGCCGTCCCGTTCCTCCTCGTCGGGCTCAGCATCGACTATTCACTCCACGTCGTCATGCGCTATCGAGAGGCTAGAACGGGCGCGCTCGAGGACGACGGCGCGATCGGTGACCCGCGATCACCCACCGCAGCTATGCGATTGAGTATGAGGGGTGTCGTCGTCGCGCTGACGGCCGCTGCCTTCACGACCGGGATCGGGTTCTTCTCGAACTACGTCAGCCCGCTGGCCTCGATTCGGGACTTCGCTCTCCTGAGCGCTACCGGTATCATCGCAATGTTCGTCGTCTTCACGGCGCTGGTCCCGGCCGTCAAACTCGAGGTCGAAAACCTCCTCGCTCGCCTCGGACGAGATCGACGGCGGTCCGCCTTCGGGGTCGGAGATGGGCCTATCAGCACCGTTCTTTCGAGCACCGCAACCCTCACGAATCAGATCCCGGTCGTCATTCTGGTTCTCGGTCTCGTCGCGGCGGGCGTCGGTGCCTACGGTGCGACCGGGCTGGATACGGAATTCAATCGAGCCGACTTCCTCCCGGAAGACGCCCCCGATTGGATGGAGTCGCTTCCGGAACCATTTGCCCCGGCAGACTATGACATCCGCGAGAATCTGGCGTACCTAAGCGACACCTTTCGGCAGCGTGGGCAGGGGGCAGAAGCACAGATACTGCTACGCGGGAACGTGACCTCTCCGGCGCTGCTCGAAGCAACCGATGACACCCCGAAATCGGCACCGCAGAACGGAACGATCGCCATGCAGGCCGACGGTACTGCCGCCGTCGAGAGTCCAGCGACCGTTCTCCGCTCCGTCGCCGCCGAGAATCAGACAGTAGCTAACGCGATAGACGCACACGATTCGGACGGTGACGGGCTTCCCGACGAGAACGTCGCCGAAGTGTATGACCTCGTCTACGGTGTTGCACCCGAGCGGGCGTCATCCGTAATGTACCGCGCGGAAAACGGGTCGTACGTGTCGGCCCGGGTGATCGTCGGTGTGCAAGCTGATGCGTCTGCTCAGTCGATTGCCGACGATGTCCGTCACGTTGCGTCTGGTATCGAAGCGACTGCACCGGCCAACGCCGTCGCAACGGGTGGTCCGGTCGTCACCGCAGTCGTCCAGGGTGCCCTGTTCGAGACGCTCGTCCAAGGGTTTACGGTCACACTGAGTGTTGTTCTGGTATTCCTTCTCGGCCTGTACTGGTGGCGGTACCGCACACCGGGCCTCGCGGTCGTGCTGATCGTTCCCGTCGTCCTCGCGCTCGCGTGGTTACTCGGCGCGATGGCGCTACTCGACATCCCGTTCAACAGTGAGACTGTCGTCATCACCAGTCTCGCCATCGGACTCGGGGTCGACTATAGCATCCATCTCGGTGAACGGGTTATCGACGAACTCGAACGAAACGAATCGGCCGAAGCAGCGCTGGTGACGGCAGTCACGGGAACCGGCGGTGCGTTGCTGGGGAGTGCAGCGACGACAGCAGCGGGCTTCGGGGTCCTCGCGCTCGCGCTTTCGCCGCCGCTTCAGCGCTTCGGTATCGTGACCGCGTTGAGTATCGTCTTCGCGTTCGTAAGCTGCGTGACCCTGTTACCGAGCTTACTCGTCGTTCGGGAACGTCTGCTCGATCGGCATATACGGTGA
- a CDS encoding aldo/keto reductase, whose protein sequence is MHYSELGDSGVDVSEVGFGAWVVGTDWWGDRSEEDALEMVRYAVDQGITYFDTGDVYGHGRSEELLGRALADVRDEVTVATKVGYDFYNNPQAGHGELPKEMDPDYLREAVDKSLDRLGMDSIDVLQLHNANVEEITPDVLELLDELQEDGTVDAIGLALGPSIGWLAEGDFAIEEEFDSVQVVWNVLEQEVGNHFLETIERTGSSTSLVPRVPHSSGILNEQVTPDTELGEGDHRGFRPDEWYETGWEKLEKLRFLERDGDRTMGQAAIAWLLSHDPVACVTPTFRTTADIEEWAAASDVAKLSDEEMSRVTELYENDFDIDREDGMDALRSSVGGEDIESAGLDKLAAD, encoded by the coding sequence ATGCACTACAGCGAACTCGGTGACTCCGGCGTCGACGTCAGCGAAGTCGGCTTCGGCGCGTGGGTCGTCGGCACCGACTGGTGGGGCGACCGTTCCGAGGAGGACGCCCTCGAGATGGTCCGGTACGCTGTCGATCAGGGAATCACCTACTTCGACACGGGAGACGTCTACGGTCACGGCCGGAGCGAAGAACTGCTCGGACGGGCGCTCGCCGACGTCCGCGACGAGGTCACCGTCGCTACCAAGGTCGGATACGACTTCTACAACAACCCACAGGCGGGCCACGGCGAACTGCCCAAGGAGATGGACCCCGACTATCTCCGCGAAGCCGTCGACAAGAGCCTCGACCGCCTCGGGATGGACTCGATCGACGTCCTCCAGCTTCACAACGCCAACGTCGAGGAAATAACGCCCGACGTCCTCGAGTTGCTGGACGAACTTCAGGAGGACGGCACGGTCGACGCCATCGGACTCGCGCTCGGTCCCTCGATCGGCTGGCTCGCCGAAGGTGACTTCGCGATCGAAGAAGAGTTCGACTCCGTCCAGGTCGTCTGGAACGTCCTGGAACAGGAGGTCGGCAACCACTTCCTCGAGACGATCGAGCGAACGGGCTCGTCGACGAGCCTCGTCCCCCGCGTCCCCCACTCGTCGGGCATCCTCAACGAGCAGGTGACGCCCGACACCGAACTCGGCGAGGGCGACCATCGCGGATTCCGCCCCGACGAATGGTACGAAACGGGCTGGGAGAAACTCGAGAAACTGCGGTTTTTGGAACGCGACGGAGACCGGACCATGGGCCAGGCTGCGATCGCGTGGTTGCTCTCACACGACCCGGTCGCCTGCGTGACGCCGACGTTCAGAACGACGGCCGACATCGAAGAGTGGGCAGCCGCCAGCGACGTGGCGAAACTCTCCGACGAGGAGATGAGCCGGGTGACGGAACTGTACGAGAACGACTTCGACATCGACCGCGAGGACGGAATGGACGCGCTGCGCTCGTCCGTCGGCGGCGAAGACATCGAATCGGCCGGCCTGGACAAGCTCGCGGCCGATTGA
- a CDS encoding winged helix-turn-helix domain-containing protein — MGTKHTGIVDDVPDDPNELLPETSVLSLEEYLDMQAAIGNRTRFEIVYRLSHTGEMTPTELDAVMDVDDSTLHYHLNELRDVGLIEKRVRTERDSDGLYTYYRATVLGDVILEHGVEELLHRERDFLEAYDSSRP, encoded by the coding sequence ATGGGCACGAAACACACCGGGATCGTCGACGACGTTCCGGACGACCCGAACGAACTCCTCCCCGAGACGAGCGTTCTCTCTCTCGAGGAGTATCTCGACATGCAGGCTGCGATCGGGAACCGGACGCGCTTCGAGATCGTGTACCGGCTCTCTCATACCGGTGAGATGACGCCCACCGAACTCGACGCAGTGATGGACGTCGACGATAGCACGCTCCACTACCACCTCAACGAACTCCGCGACGTGGGGCTGATCGAGAAACGCGTCCGGACGGAACGGGACAGCGACGGACTGTACACGTACTACCGAGCGACGGTTCTCGGGGACGTCATCCTGGAACACGGTGTCGAGGAACTTCTGCACCGTGAACGGGACTTCCTGGAGGCATACGATAGCAGCCGTCCCTGA
- a CDS encoding DUF7521 family protein, giving the protein MGPITHPVGTALLQLWDVALPPEWVTTFVQTTDVLSALIGSFIAYQAYRGYRRNDSRPMLFIAVGFALALAVPFLLLLLYVTFPFVSETLAAVLGQCSQVAGLIAILYALRMPA; this is encoded by the coding sequence GTGGGACCGATCACTCATCCTGTCGGGACAGCGTTGTTACAGCTCTGGGACGTGGCGCTACCGCCGGAGTGGGTGACGACGTTCGTTCAGACCACCGACGTTTTGAGCGCGCTCATCGGATCGTTCATCGCGTACCAGGCCTACCGAGGGTATCGACGAAACGACAGCCGGCCGATGTTGTTCATCGCAGTCGGGTTCGCGCTGGCGCTTGCCGTGCCGTTTCTGTTACTATTGCTCTACGTGACGTTTCCGTTCGTTTCGGAGACGCTCGCCGCGGTTCTCGGCCAGTGCAGTCAGGTAGCCGGGTTGATCGCGATTCTGTACGCGCTGCGGATGCCGGCATGA
- a CDS encoding winged helix-turn-helix domain-containing protein — MSEEVDVETIGDLLSDPTVRTILTQTSQEPMTANTLSDHCDASKPTVYRRLDDLRECGLLVERTRPDPDRGHHRTVYATNLKRITVELEDEGLALRLDRHEDIADRFTRLIEGI, encoded by the coding sequence GTGAGTGAGGAGGTCGACGTCGAAACGATCGGGGACTTGCTCAGTGACCCGACGGTGCGAACGATCCTCACCCAGACGAGCCAGGAACCCATGACAGCGAATACGTTGAGCGATCACTGCGACGCGTCCAAACCCACGGTGTACCGGCGACTGGATGACCTCCGTGAGTGCGGGCTTCTCGTCGAACGGACCAGACCCGACCCCGATCGGGGTCACCACCGAACGGTCTACGCGACGAATCTGAAGCGGATTACGGTCGAACTCGAGGACGAGGGGCTGGCGCTCCGTCTCGACCGTCACGAGGATATCGCCGATCGGTTCACGAGGCTAATCGAGGGGATATGA
- a CDS encoding DUF7521 family protein encodes MIDDLVVLLGVIKTVALVLGGIVSLLAYRAYRRTQIDGLQYFAVGLIVITIGTFLIGVLHHLLGVPSVQGMLFESLLLCIGFLIMIHGLYGY; translated from the coding sequence ATGATAGACGACCTCGTCGTGTTACTTGGCGTCATCAAGACTGTCGCCCTCGTTCTTGGCGGCATCGTCTCGCTGTTGGCGTATCGCGCGTATCGACGAACGCAGATCGACGGGCTCCAGTACTTCGCAGTCGGTCTCATCGTGATCACGATCGGGACGTTTCTGATCGGCGTGCTCCATCATCTCCTCGGCGTGCCGAGTGTCCAGGGTATGCTCTTCGAAAGCCTCCTCCTCTGTATCGGGTTTCTCATCATGATCCACGGATTGTACGGTTACTAA
- a CDS encoding DUF7509 family protein, with translation MSAKITRNLVANRLGSVTYDRFLLYLMGPYKSFNLNYVLTDEQRKRVAVADLPGPFRKLFQNEDAIDEAKALLRRVQGHLRTNPGVNAFLAVDVDVDTEQVDAVTQSIEYTRRANATVFVVPFLGHNLGVGEEAGSILENVADTHNERLVFVHEANVTSEMIRSARTRWDLRIETYETEDELVDTVRRFVITTMNREQFDDLDSLE, from the coding sequence GTGTCCGCGAAAATAACTCGCAACCTCGTTGCAAATCGGCTCGGAAGCGTGACCTACGACCGGTTTCTCCTGTATCTGATGGGGCCGTACAAATCGTTCAACTTGAATTACGTTCTGACTGACGAGCAACGAAAACGAGTGGCCGTCGCGGATCTTCCGGGCCCGTTTCGCAAACTGTTCCAGAACGAAGACGCAATCGACGAAGCGAAAGCGCTGCTCAGGCGTGTTCAAGGACATCTTCGGACGAATCCAGGAGTGAACGCGTTTCTCGCAGTCGATGTCGACGTCGACACGGAGCAGGTCGACGCCGTGACGCAAAGTATCGAATATACCCGCCGTGCGAACGCGACGGTTTTCGTCGTTCCGTTCCTCGGACACAACCTCGGTGTCGGAGAAGAAGCGGGGAGTATCCTCGAGAACGTGGCTGACACACACAACGAGAGACTCGTCTTCGTACACGAAGCGAACGTCACCAGCGAGATGATCCGGTCAGCGCGAACCCGATGGGACCTCCGAATCGAAACGTACGAGACGGAAGACGAACTGGTCGACACGGTGAGACGGTTCGTCATAACCACGATGAATCGCGAGCAGTTCGACGATCTCGACTCTCTCGAGTGA
- a CDS encoding acyltransferase encodes MTKRYVSLPDEAEAGMREFIDEVDRRLSSDEDTCSVVEDVLIDLSGDRDAYERWQNGASVSPAERVRLQSYDPCNTTLESEYYAEKDEEKFRTSKHLQWLWRQFDSLPIADNVEFALRFRRMLADHLFEDCGDNCRFFKGISFTYGHNITIGDNTIVHDDVHLDDRGKLTIGDRVSISDGVHIYSHDHDVVDQTEVRNYHTIIEDDVRLTYDSMVRAGNRVGENAIVGARGVVQHDVPAHHIAVGMPAKSVKIKPGWEDAATPIEDAGVNRQEQRHLEYDLPEDVSVFDEFQRDFQSS; translated from the coding sequence ATGACAAAGCGGTACGTCTCGCTCCCCGACGAGGCGGAGGCGGGGATGCGCGAGTTCATCGACGAGGTCGACCGGCGATTATCGAGCGACGAGGACACCTGTTCCGTCGTCGAAGACGTGCTAATCGATCTTTCAGGCGACCGTGACGCGTACGAGCGGTGGCAAAACGGGGCGTCGGTCTCGCCGGCCGAGCGCGTTCGTCTCCAGAGTTACGATCCGTGCAACACGACCCTCGAGAGCGAATACTACGCCGAGAAGGACGAGGAGAAGTTTCGCACGTCAAAACACCTGCAGTGGCTCTGGCGACAGTTCGACAGTCTACCGATCGCCGACAACGTCGAGTTCGCGCTGCGGTTTCGCCGAATGCTCGCGGATCACCTATTCGAAGACTGTGGAGACAACTGCCGCTTTTTCAAAGGGATCTCATTCACCTACGGTCACAATATCACGATCGGTGACAACACCATCGTCCACGACGACGTCCACCTGGACGATCGGGGCAAACTGACCATCGGCGACCGGGTCTCGATATCCGACGGCGTGCACATCTACAGCCACGATCACGACGTCGTCGACCAGACCGAGGTCCGCAACTACCACACCATCATCGAAGACGACGTCCGCCTCACCTACGACTCGATGGTCCGGGCGGGGAACAGGGTCGGCGAAAACGCTATCGTCGGAGCGCGCGGCGTCGTTCAACACGACGTTCCTGCACACCACATCGCCGTCGGCATGCCCGCGAAAAGCGTCAAGATCAAGCCCGGTTGGGAAGACGCCGCCACCCCGATCGAGGACGCCGGGGTGAATCGCCAGGAGCAACGCCACCTCGAGTACGACCTTCCCGAGGACGTCAGCGTCTTCGACGAGTTCCAGCGCGATTTTCAATCTTCCTGA
- a CDS encoding DUF7560 family zinc ribbon protein → MKPYEFSCPDCGREIPVTGPMREATLANGCPICGRSVTPDNFAM, encoded by the coding sequence ATGAAACCGTACGAATTTAGCTGCCCGGACTGCGGCCGAGAGATCCCCGTCACCGGACCGATGCGCGAGGCAACGCTGGCGAACGGGTGCCCCATCTGTGGACGTTCGGTGACCCCGGACAACTTCGCGATGTAA
- a CDS encoding SDR family oxidoreductase, translated as MNCRTLLTGATGTLGTALRPRLCDAGHDVRAASRSPPDGGDDDVSWTFLDLIDGTGVRDALEAVDVVVHAASAPRGDSEAVDVRGTERLLEAAADAEVSNFLYVSIVGVDDVPLSYYEHKLAAERAVEASEVPSTITRITMFHEFVADLLESITRVPIWPLPTRIRLQPIAVGEAADTVVEHATMEPAGRTPDTGGPEVRSVSDLARTYRDSRGVRRPIVRLPIPGKTAAGFRAGGATCPDRTVGTVTWDEWIEARYD; from the coding sequence ATGAACTGTCGAACGCTCCTTACGGGTGCGACCGGAACGCTCGGGACGGCGTTGCGACCCCGATTGTGTGACGCGGGACACGACGTTCGCGCGGCGAGCCGTTCACCGCCGGACGGCGGCGATGACGACGTGTCGTGGACGTTTCTCGACCTGATCGACGGCACGGGCGTTCGAGACGCGCTCGAGGCCGTCGACGTCGTCGTTCACGCGGCCAGCGCGCCCCGCGGCGACAGCGAGGCCGTCGACGTCCGGGGCACCGAACGACTGCTCGAGGCGGCGGCTGACGCCGAGGTTTCGAACTTCCTGTACGTCTCCATCGTCGGCGTCGACGACGTCCCGCTCTCGTACTACGAGCACAAACTGGCAGCGGAGCGGGCCGTCGAAGCGAGCGAGGTCCCGTCGACGATCACCCGCATCACCATGTTCCACGAGTTCGTCGCCGATCTGCTCGAGTCAATTACGCGGGTCCCGATCTGGCCGCTTCCGACGAGGATTCGGCTCCAGCCGATCGCGGTCGGCGAAGCCGCCGACACGGTCGTCGAACACGCGACGATGGAACCGGCGGGCCGGACGCCCGACACCGGCGGTCCCGAAGTGCGGTCCGTCAGCGACCTCGCGCGGACCTACCGGGACTCGAGGGGAGTGCGACGACCGATCGTTCGCCTTCCGATCCCGGGGAAAACCGCCGCCGGGTTCAGAGCCGGTGGAGCGACCTGTCCTGATCGAACCGTCGGCACGGTGACGTGGGACGAGTGGATCGAAGCGCGGTACGATTGA
- a CDS encoding DUF7577 domain-containing protein yields MALWGWLIGYLVLFALLHLLLYYLYARRDDGDSERAPTFADPNRASIRSSPGPDRYPRTADDVGDADRRIDDRDRDVAGETVRCPHCGAPNVSDQTYTYCWNCISGLRQ; encoded by the coding sequence ATGGCGCTCTGGGGCTGGCTCATCGGCTACCTGGTCTTGTTCGCCCTGCTCCACCTGCTACTGTACTACCTGTACGCCCGCCGGGACGACGGCGATAGCGAGCGCGCGCCGACGTTTGCCGATCCAAACCGCGCCTCGATCCGATCGTCGCCCGGTCCCGACCGCTATCCGCGAACCGCCGACGACGTCGGTGACGCCGACCGACGGATCGACGACCGAGATAGAGACGTCGCCGGGGAGACGGTGCGGTGTCCTCACTGCGGCGCACCCAACGTGTCCGATCAGACGTACACGTACTGCTGGAACTGCATTTCCGGACTCCGGCAGTGA
- a CDS encoding winged helix-turn-helix domain-containing protein codes for MPEEYANRNRLFLIPTWSSVTQTSSETDQSDTRDAESPPVSVVLRSLEDEKCRAILTALREPKSAADLQTKCDLARSTVYRKLERLREASLVREYTEVRRDGPNATLYERDFTDISIGIDDDDEFTVSIDRRTKDAEDRMATFWSEMKKES; via the coding sequence ATGCCTGAAGAATATGCGAATCGAAATCGTCTTTTTCTGATTCCAACGTGGTCGTCCGTCACGCAGACGTCCAGTGAGACGGATCAGAGCGATACGAGGGATGCGGAGTCGCCTCCCGTGTCGGTGGTGTTGCGGTCACTCGAGGACGAAAAATGCAGAGCGATACTCACGGCGTTGCGTGAACCGAAATCCGCGGCTGACCTCCAGACGAAATGCGATCTTGCGAGGTCGACGGTGTACAGGAAACTCGAACGCCTCCGAGAGGCATCCCTCGTTAGAGAATATACGGAAGTTCGCCGCGATGGACCAAACGCGACACTCTACGAACGGGATTTCACGGATATCTCGATCGGCATCGACGACGACGACGAGTTTACCGTCTCTATCGATCGACGAACGAAAGACGCAGAGGATCGCATGGCCACGTTCTGGTCGGAGATGAAGAAGGAATCATGA